A genomic region of Helicoverpa zea isolate HzStark_Cry1AcR chromosome 8, ilHelZeax1.1, whole genome shotgun sequence contains the following coding sequences:
- the LOC124632671 gene encoding uncharacterized protein LOC124632671 — protein sequence MGDLPAVRTDCSFAFSSCGVDFAGPFRISSRKGRGNRITKSYLCLFVCLTTKAVHLEVVSDLTSEAFILCIRRFVARRGKPYAIYCDNGRNFIGACNELGRMLQKSQDSVFNYSANEGIRFVFGPAYSPHFGGIWEAGIKSSKYHLKRVAGEACLTFEELATLFSQIEAILNSRPLSPLSSDPNDPTPLTPGHFLVGRPLTAVPSPPITALRPNRYELIEKIRQQFWSRWQKEFLAEMQQRSRWRTQQQGLNCGDLVLLREANLPPLQWRLGRVTRLHPGPDGVSRVADVTTTKGTVTRAVRTMCPLFRDTSS from the coding sequence ATGGGCGATCTGCCAGCCGTAAGAACTGACTGTAGCTTTGCATTTAGTTCATGTGGGGTAGACTTTGCGGGGCCATTTAGAATTTCCAGCCGTAAAGGTCGAGGAAACCGCATAACAAAgagttatttatgtttgtttgtgtgtctaACCACTAAGGCGGTTCACCTAGAGGTAGTCAGCGACCTCACTTCTGAAGCATTCATTCTATGTATACGTAGGTTTGTGGCCAGGAGAGGTAAACCCTATGCTATCTATTGTGATAATGGTCGTAACTTCATAGGTGCATGCAATGAGCTGGGTAGAATGTTGCAAAAGAGCCAAGATTCGGTCTTCAATTATTCGGCGAACGAGGGAATCCGCTTTGTGTTTGGGCCTGCATATTCGCCCCATTTTGGAGGAATATGGGAGGCGGgcataaaatcatcaaaataccaTTTAAAACGAGTAGCTGGAGAGGCCTGTCTGACTTTCGAGGAGCTGGCCACCTTATTTTCACAGATCGAGGCCATCCTAAACTCCCGTCCCCTCTCCCCACTCTCGTCAGATCCAAATGATCCCACTCCTCTCACCCCAGGGCACTTTCTGGTGGGCAGGCCACTGACTGCCGTCCCGTCGCCACCCATCACAGCTCTGCGGCCCAACCGTTATGAGCTCATAGAAAAAATCCGCCAACAGTTTTGGTCCAGGTGGCAGAAGGAGTTCCTGGCCGAGATGCAGCAGCGGTCCCGGTGGAGGACTCAGCAGCAAGGCCTCAACTGCGGGGACCTCGTGCTTCTACGGGAGGCAAACCTGCCTCCGCTCCAGTGGCGCTTGGGGCGCGTCACGCGCCTACACCCCGGCCCGGATGGCGTCAGCCGGGTAGCGGACGTCACCACCACCAAGGGGACGGTCACTCGGGCCGTCCGCACCATGTGTCCCCTCTTCCGGGACACGTCGAGTTGA